One Gossypium hirsutum isolate 1008001.06 chromosome A11, Gossypium_hirsutum_v2.1, whole genome shotgun sequence genomic window carries:
- the LOC107922862 gene encoding non-specific lipid transfer protein GPI-anchored 5 isoform X1: MKGSAMVAMLFIIATNLWTGSMAQSSCTNVLISMSPCLDYIQGNSSKPSSSCCSQLANVVRSNPQCLCQVLNGGASSLGVSVNQTQAMALPTACNVKTPPASQCNAASSPSGSPSGTSNSPSSGGGGSKSNVPTTDDSTSAGNTTKQSFSVVCLFFLLFIALA, translated from the exons ATGAAGGGATCAGCAATGGTTGCAATGCTTTTTATAATCGCAACAAATTTATGGACAGGATCTATGGCACAATCAAGTTGCACCAATGTTCTCATCAGCATGTCTCCCTGCCTGGATTACATACAAGGGAACTCTTCGAAACCCTCTTCTTCGTGCTGCTCGCAGCTTGCTAATGTTGTGAGGTCAAACCCTCAGTGCCTCTGCCAGGTCCTCAACGGTGGTGCTTCATCACTTGGTGTCAGTGTTAATCAGACTCAGGCAATGGCTCTCCCAACAGCTTGCAATGTTAAAACTCCCCCTGCTAGCCAGTGCAATG cagcaTCTTCTCCCTCTGGCTCTCCATCAGGAACATCAAATTCTCCTTCATCTG GTGGTGGTGGTTCAAAGAGTAATGTTCCAACAACAGACGATAGCACATCAGCAGGGAACACCACGAAGCAGTCATTTTCAGTGGTCTGCCTCTTCTTCTTGCTCTTCATCGCCTTGGCTTAG
- the LOC107922862 gene encoding non-specific lipid transfer protein GPI-anchored 5 isoform X2, translating to MKGSAMVAMLFIIATNLWTGSMAQSSCTNVLISMSPCLDYIQGNSSKPSSSCCSQLANVVRSNPQCLCQVLNGGASSLGVSVNQTQAMALPTACNVKTPPASQCNASSPSGSPSGTSNSPSSGGGGSKSNVPTTDDSTSAGNTTKQSFSVVCLFFLLFIALA from the exons ATGAAGGGATCAGCAATGGTTGCAATGCTTTTTATAATCGCAACAAATTTATGGACAGGATCTATGGCACAATCAAGTTGCACCAATGTTCTCATCAGCATGTCTCCCTGCCTGGATTACATACAAGGGAACTCTTCGAAACCCTCTTCTTCGTGCTGCTCGCAGCTTGCTAATGTTGTGAGGTCAAACCCTCAGTGCCTCTGCCAGGTCCTCAACGGTGGTGCTTCATCACTTGGTGTCAGTGTTAATCAGACTCAGGCAATGGCTCTCCCAACAGCTTGCAATGTTAAAACTCCCCCTGCTAGCCAGTGCAATG caTCTTCTCCCTCTGGCTCTCCATCAGGAACATCAAATTCTCCTTCATCTG GTGGTGGTGGTTCAAAGAGTAATGTTCCAACAACAGACGATAGCACATCAGCAGGGAACACCACGAAGCAGTCATTTTCAGTGGTCTGCCTCTTCTTCTTGCTCTTCATCGCCTTGGCTTAG
- the LOC107923069 gene encoding non-specific lipid transfer protein GPI-anchored 15 gives MASRGVEMGLILVLMAMVWAGASAQSCTSALTSLAPCLNYITGNSSTPSSTCCSQLLTVVQSSPQCLCSVLNNGASLGITINQTLATQLPGACRVQTPPISQCNGGTPGTPSAGSPTGSPSESSDDTPEGAITPSASNIPSGTGSKTVPSVDEGSSGASMEKGSLHLVFFLLSIAVVAKF, from the exons ATGGCTTCAAGAGGTGTTGAGATGGGTCTAATCCTAGTGCTGATGGCAATGGTATGGGCTGGAGCCAGCGCCCAAAGCTGCACCTCCGCACTCACCAGCCTAGCCCCATGCCTTAACTACATTACAGGAAATTCCTCCACCCCTTCATCTACATGCTGCTCACAGCTGCTGACCGTCGTTCAATCATCACCTCAATGCCTTTGCTCCGTGCTTAATAATGGCGCTTCCTTAGGAATCACTATAAACCAGACCCTGGCCACGCAACTCCCTGGTGCTTGCCGGGTGCAAACTCCACCAATTAGCCAGTGTAACG GTGGAACGCCTGGAACTCCATCAGCAGGGTCTCCAACTGGTTCACCATCAGAGTCTTCTGATGATACACCTGAAGGTGCCATTACACCATCAGCATCAAACATTCCTTCAG GAACAGGGTCTAAAACTGTTCCATCCGTCGACGAGGGATCATCCGGGGCAAGCATGGAGAAAGGCTCCCTTCATTTGGTTTTCTTCCTTCTCTCCATTGCAGTCGTCGCCAAATTCTGA